CGAGTGAAACTGTTTTTTCCGGCTGCAGACGGTTCACCCGCCAGGCTTTCTCAGGGCGAGGGGTGGTACGCCCGTTTCCGCTCGATGCTGGTTGATCGTCGCCCGGCGATGCGCACCTACACCATCCGCCACTTGCGCGCCGAGTCGGGCGAAGTCGATATCGATTTTGTCCTGCACGGCGAGACCGGTCCGGCCTCCCGTTGGGCATTGCGAGCGCAGCCTGGCGAGTCGATGCAGATTCTGGCTCCCGATAGCCGGTTTTCGGCGCAAGAGGCGGGGGGATTTGAATGGAAGCCTCCGCGAACGCTCAAGCAACTTCTGCTCGTTGCCGACGCCACAGCGTTGCCGGCCGCCATCGGAATTCTGGAGGAGCTGGCGACTCTGGCTGAACCACCGCAGACCCTGGCGTTTTTTGAAGTCGACAGTCGTGAAGACATGTTGGCAGTTCCTGACTGGCCCGGGCTTTCGGTGCAATGGCTGATCCGCGATCATGCAGCCGCCGGCACGTTGATGGTGGAAGCCGTGCGGCAGGCGACATTGCCCGTCGATGCATCATCGGTTGGACAAGCAGTCGAACTGGCGGATGTCGACATCGAAGAAGAGATTCTTTGGGAGATCGCCGATACGGCCAGCGAGGGATTCTATGGCTGGATCGCCGGAGAGTCCGCTGCGGTCATGAGCCTGCGCAAATACCTGATCAAGGAGCGCGGCATCCCTCGTGAATCGCTCAATCTGATGGGTTACTGGCGTTACAACAAGTCCGGCAGTTGAGCACAAAAAAGGCCTTGAGTTTATCGCTCAAGGCCTTTTCTTTTGATCAAACAGTCAACTGCAGGCTTTCAGGTTCACCGGGCCGACAAATTCGTTGCCGCGTCCCATCACGCACGCCACGGTCTGGTTCCGCTGGCGCTCCCAGTCTTGCACCGGGTAAGTCTTGTTCCAGGCTTCGTACAGTTGCCGATCCTGCTTCGACAAGCGCAAGCCGTATTGTTTGCTCATGTAAAAGTAGGTGCGGGCGATCATGCCGCGGATCGAAGGGCGGGGCATGACCTTTTTCGCCTTGAAGTCGACCTGGGTCAGGCAGGAGCCGTACTGACCTTTTTCGACCGGCAGCCAGCCGTAGCTGAAATTGCTGCGGTCACCATTCACATCATTATCCGATCAGACCCTGCATTGACATTTGAGGCTTAAAACTAAATAAACCATATAAAACAATGGTATATGAGCGTTTTGTATCTTCTTTTAATTTTGCGAATCCCTGTCAACGTTGACATTTTAGGAGGCTAACAAGGCTAGAGCTTTTCCCGACGAACGGTATGGTTGTACAGCGTTTTGCCGCGTTCGCATCGTGTGTAGTGACAGCCACATTCAAAGAGAATCATTGTATTTCAGTTCCCTTCCTCGACTTTGGCTTGGCAGGACTTGCGGCCAATCGCCCCAGTTCCTGAGCTAATCTCCCACCTTTTTTTGTCTCCTTCTGCCGCAAAACCAACCTGCCAATACAAACTTATTCGCAGTTGAGTGCTGTCTTTTGAGCACCAAGAAGCACGGTACCCCCTTGCGTGGCTAAGACCCGCTCCACGTAGCCATTTCAGATAATTTGAATACCAAGATGCCTTTTCGAGCGTACAGCGGAGAAGCTTTTTTTCCTCGCGAGGCGTCGATTTAGAGCGCTTTGATGTTACGGTGCCACTCCTTTGGCCGAGACAATAGAGACAGTACTCAATGTCCAATTTGACACCCACTAACTTCGAACTGGATCTGAAGGCCAAGCCTAAGAAGAAAGCCAAGCAGCAAGGAGAGGGTGTCCAAGTTCAGCCCGTCAAAAAGCGGCCAATCTTCCTTGCGCTGCAAGGTGGTGGCGCTCGCGGAGTTGTTCACGTAGGCGCTCTTACCGCGATCAATGAGTTAAATCTTGATGTGAAAGGCGTTGCTGGAACTTCTGCTGGTTCGATCGTAGCGGCGTTGATCGCGGCAGGTTATACCGGTAACGATCTCCTTGATGCTGATCTTTCTGAACCCAAGCATCTTTTCAACAGGATGCCTGCGGGCACAAAGGCCAAGAAACCTACCGACCTATTCTCTGGAGTTGGGTGGGGCTGGCTGCGATTGATCAGGTGGTTGCCCATAGCGCAACGTCTTAAACTGATTTATCTCAGTGGAGCTGGTCTGATTTTTGGATACGCATACCTCAGTTATTTGGCTATTGCCTATAGCGTATGGCTGGGACTGCCTCTGAATTTGGTAGTGGCGATATTGCTGGGGTTGCTAGTCAAAAAAATCTCAGATGGCCTTACAACCCTTGATCATGTGCGAGATTTTGTGAATGCCGCCTTGATGAACAAGCTCGGCTGGGCTCTTCCATCGAACGGAGAGCCTCCTCGGGACGTAACTTTTTCGGATTTGAAAAAGGCGAAGAAGATTCCGCTCAAGATCATAGCGACCAACACGTCTGCTGAGAGCGTCGAGGTTTTCAGCGTAAAGACTACCCCAGATGTGGCGGTGGCTGACGCAGTCGCCGCCTCTATCTGCCTGCCCGTAATTTTCAAGCCTTGGAAAATCTCTTTTCAAAGAGCTGGAAAAAAGAAGACGGTCACTCACCATTTTTTGGATGGCGGTTTCGTCTCTAATCTTCCAGCCTGGCCTTTTGACGAAGAGCGGCTTATTAGCCCTGAGATTCCCACCATCGCCTTAAGCATTGTGACCCCTAACGCTGAGTCCAAACACTGGTCTTCATCCATCATCAACACAATCGTGAACGGCACCGCAGAGATAGATACCCGGGCGGTGGGCCGTCTTGCCAAGATCCCACTCA
The window above is part of the Pseudomonas fluorescens genome. Proteins encoded here:
- a CDS encoding patatin-like phospholipase family protein, encoding MSNLTPTNFELDLKAKPKKKAKQQGEGVQVQPVKKRPIFLALQGGGARGVVHVGALTAINELNLDVKGVAGTSAGSIVAALIAAGYTGNDLLDADLSEPKHLFNRMPAGTKAKKPTDLFSGVGWGWLRLIRWLPIAQRLKLIYLSGAGLIFGYAYLSYLAIAYSVWLGLPLNLVVAILLGLLVKKISDGLTTLDHVRDFVNAALMNKLGWALPSNGEPPRDVTFSDLKKAKKIPLKIIATNTSAESVEVFSVKTTPDVAVADAVAASICLPVIFKPWKISFQRAGKKKTVTHHFLDGGFVSNLPAWPFDEERLISPEIPTIALSIVTPNAESKHWSSSIINTIVNGTAEIDTRAVGRLAKIPLKTNWGMLDFDKDFHSVYLAALQAKQVTLAQLSTELVDAPKALRSAAQAILLDLTKLMESFKGILHHEDSLTGKVRVAILAKRDHTPQLLSLVSTAGYQRDAGFGSVITASHPGGVAWKEGAVRISKVDPSERIFRANSLSAQWVICVPLRPVNIVSGAFAKPCVIMIELDFLIFDHNSLLREHLKDLSACAGDLVNAYNHGDGIADFVQGTNSCL
- a CDS encoding siderophore-interacting protein encodes the protein MASANPYKLFDVVLRHKQQLSPHLMRITLASPTVTEMATWAPDQRVKLFFPAADGSPARLSQGEGWYARFRSMLVDRRPAMRTYTIRHLRAESGEVDIDFVLHGETGPASRWALRAQPGESMQILAPDSRFSAQEAGGFEWKPPRTLKQLLLVADATALPAAIGILEELATLAEPPQTLAFFEVDSREDMLAVPDWPGLSVQWLIRDHAAAGTLMVEAVRQATLPVDASSVGQAVELADVDIEEEILWEIADTASEGFYGWIAGESAAVMSLRKYLIKERGIPRESLNLMGYWRYNKSGS